In one window of Legionella fallonii LLAP-10 DNA:
- the gpmI gene encoding 2,3-bisphosphoglycerate-independent phosphoglycerate mutase, whose protein sequence is MKKNGPLVLLILDGWGYNPRKKHNAIATAHTPQWDEWWNKCPHILLDASGLSVGLPDEQMGNSEVGHMHIGAGRVIQQDFTRINQAISNGEFANSPLFNGTLDHLKKNYKSLHIMGLLSPGGVHSHEEHLFAFLELCASKQFNSVCLHLFLDGRDTPPQSALGSLDRLNKVLEKYKVGKICSISGRYYAMDRDKRWDRVEPVYTLLTQGQSKNHFADAKEAIEFFYKNNLSDEFIPPTQIGEKKPIESGDAVFFFNFRADRARQLTAAFIDPEFNGFNRDTRPQLYNFITMTQYDKNLPTIIAFPPIPLNNTLGELLAINNLKQLRIAETEKYAHVTFFFNGGSEQTFPNEKRILIPSPHVATYDLQPEMSAPKLTATLVEAINCQTYDVIICNYANADMVGHSGNFDATVRAVECLDQCMSQIGQALAKKNGKLLITADHGNAEEMFDETTHQAHTAHTSEPVPFLYVGGGWHFTQSTGSLIDIAPTLLTLLGINPPAEMTGHALLEKDHAHAH, encoded by the coding sequence ATGAAAAAAAATGGCCCTCTGGTGCTCCTGATTCTTGATGGTTGGGGCTATAATCCAAGAAAAAAGCATAATGCAATTGCAACAGCCCACACCCCTCAATGGGATGAGTGGTGGAACAAGTGTCCTCACATTCTCTTAGATGCGTCAGGACTGTCTGTCGGCTTACCAGATGAACAAATGGGGAATTCGGAAGTAGGCCATATGCACATTGGTGCAGGCCGAGTAATACAACAAGATTTTACGCGAATAAACCAAGCGATTAGCAATGGAGAATTTGCAAATAGTCCTTTATTTAATGGGACGCTGGATCATTTAAAAAAAAACTATAAATCACTACACATCATGGGCTTACTATCTCCTGGTGGCGTACATAGTCATGAAGAGCATTTATTTGCCTTCCTTGAGCTTTGTGCCAGTAAACAATTTAACTCTGTATGTTTGCATCTATTTCTTGATGGTAGAGATACTCCCCCCCAAAGCGCCCTTGGCAGCCTAGATCGTCTAAATAAAGTACTTGAAAAGTATAAAGTGGGGAAAATATGTTCGATTAGTGGTCGCTACTATGCTATGGATAGAGATAAACGATGGGATAGAGTAGAACCTGTCTATACGCTATTAACTCAGGGACAGAGTAAAAACCATTTTGCTGACGCAAAAGAAGCTATTGAATTTTTCTATAAGAACAATTTATCAGACGAATTCATTCCCCCTACTCAAATTGGAGAAAAAAAACCAATTGAAAGCGGTGATGCCGTTTTTTTCTTTAACTTCCGGGCGGATAGAGCGCGACAATTAACTGCGGCTTTTATTGATCCGGAGTTCAACGGATTTAACCGTGACACTCGCCCTCAGTTATATAATTTCATCACCATGACTCAGTATGATAAAAATTTACCTACAATCATAGCATTCCCTCCTATCCCATTGAACAACACCTTAGGAGAGCTGCTGGCAATTAATAACCTCAAGCAATTACGTATTGCTGAAACAGAGAAATATGCTCATGTAACCTTTTTCTTTAATGGGGGAAGCGAACAGACATTCCCTAATGAGAAAAGAATACTTATCCCATCTCCCCATGTTGCAACCTATGACTTACAACCAGAAATGAGTGCCCCCAAATTAACAGCTACTTTAGTAGAGGCAATTAATTGCCAGACCTATGATGTAATTATTTGTAATTATGCTAATGCGGATATGGTCGGTCACAGTGGCAATTTCGACGCCACGGTTCGAGCCGTTGAATGTTTAGATCAATGCATGAGTCAAATTGGACAGGCTCTGGCCAAAAAAAATGGAAAACTATTAATTACCGCAGATCATGGCAATGCTGAAGAAATGTTTGATGAAACAACTCACCAAGCCCATACTGCCCACACGAGCGAACCAGTCCCCTTTCTCTATGTAGGAGGTGGGTGGCATTTCACTCAATCAACGGGCAGTTTAATCGATATAGCACCAACCCTACTAACTCTCCTAGGAATTAATCCCCCAGCTGAGATGACTGGCCATGCCCTATTGGAAAAAGACCATGCTCATGCGCATTAG
- the hflC gene encoding protease modulator HflC, whose protein sequence is MNTTKTALGIIVFFVLLLFFSSIFTITEGQQGIILRLGRLVKESNSDKVKVLNPGLHLKTPFIENVRIFDTRIQTMDIKSTRIVTKEKKDVMVDYYVKWHITDLAQYFKSTGGNEFKAETLLEQQLNTLLRAQFGKRTISEVVSGGRDDVMELLRKAAEKQAGELGINVVDVRLKGIELPANTSNAIYQRMRADMQKIANRHRADGQAAAEQIQAKADADVMVLLAKTNSHAQEVKAVGQAKAAAIYAKAYSQNKEFFALYRSLIAYENSFHSKKDIFVLDQSSAFFDYFKQPIPKNDGVSAKK, encoded by the coding sequence ATGAATACAACTAAAACAGCCCTAGGGATTATCGTATTTTTTGTCTTATTGTTGTTTTTTAGCAGTATATTCACAATAACAGAAGGACAACAGGGGATTATCCTTCGTTTAGGTCGTCTAGTTAAAGAGAGTAATTCGGATAAGGTAAAGGTTTTAAATCCTGGTTTGCATCTGAAAACACCTTTTATTGAGAATGTACGTATATTTGACACTCGTATTCAAACAATGGATATCAAATCAACACGTATTGTGACCAAAGAGAAAAAGGATGTAATGGTTGATTATTATGTCAAGTGGCACATTACAGATTTAGCGCAATACTTTAAATCCACTGGTGGTAATGAATTTAAAGCAGAAACATTACTTGAGCAGCAATTGAATACTTTATTACGAGCTCAATTTGGTAAACGAACCATATCTGAAGTTGTTTCTGGTGGCCGTGATGACGTGATGGAGCTACTACGAAAAGCTGCTGAAAAACAGGCTGGTGAACTTGGTATTAATGTGGTAGATGTTCGTCTCAAAGGTATTGAATTACCCGCAAATACTAGTAATGCGATTTATCAGCGCATGCGGGCCGATATGCAGAAAATTGCCAACAGACATAGAGCGGATGGCCAAGCTGCGGCAGAGCAAATTCAAGCTAAAGCTGATGCTGATGTCATGGTTTTATTAGCTAAAACTAATAGTCATGCACAGGAAGTAAAAGCTGTGGGGCAGGCTAAAGCTGCAGCAATTTATGCTAAGGCCTATAGCCAAAATAAGGAATTTTTTGCTTTATACCGTAGTTTAATTGCCTATGAAAATAGTTTTCATAGTAAAAAAGATATTTTTGTCTTAGATCAAAGTAGTGCTTTTTTTGATTATTTTAAGCAGCCGATACCAAAAAATGATGGTGTATCCGCTAAAAAGTAA
- a CDS encoding SAM-dependent methyltransferase: MSENIEQRPLISHSIDPQSIDITIKHIADRIRQQGDKPYATVNYQLELLKQLSEFAFGRFLLANQGINGYWTHYMLTHPWFGRKTRESAPGIPLTELEAFILDKAPLMLATQERFEIFLQKNQMAVKDNAVLACIPCGMMGELLYLDFKKINHIELIGFDYDPMTLNDASILAKQQGLESYVQLEQGNAWELNLENKLDLISSNGLTIYEPDDKQVVKLFDKFYSALKPGGKLVTSFITYPISLTEQCEWDMSQINQKDLLLQKIIFADILEAKFQCFRSSAQTKQQLESVGFTNIEFIYDKAKMFPTVLAYK; encoded by the coding sequence ATGTCAGAAAATATAGAACAAAGGCCGTTGATTTCTCATTCTATTGATCCCCAATCTATTGATATCACCATAAAACATATTGCTGATAGAATAAGGCAACAAGGTGATAAACCTTACGCTACGGTAAATTATCAGCTAGAGCTACTTAAACAATTAAGTGAATTTGCTTTTGGACGTTTCTTGCTTGCCAATCAAGGAATTAACGGCTATTGGACCCATTATATGTTAACGCATCCTTGGTTTGGGCGAAAAACAAGAGAAAGCGCTCCGGGTATCCCTTTGACCGAGTTAGAGGCATTTATTCTTGATAAAGCTCCATTGATGTTAGCCACTCAGGAGAGGTTTGAAATTTTTCTGCAGAAAAATCAGATGGCCGTGAAGGATAATGCGGTGCTTGCATGTATTCCCTGCGGGATGATGGGAGAACTTTTATATCTTGATTTTAAAAAAATCAACCATATTGAATTAATTGGATTCGATTATGATCCAATGACCTTAAATGATGCTAGCATTCTAGCAAAACAGCAAGGATTAGAGTCTTACGTACAACTCGAGCAAGGTAATGCATGGGAACTTAATCTCGAAAATAAATTAGATTTAATTTCTAGTAATGGTCTTACAATTTACGAGCCTGATGACAAGCAAGTAGTAAAATTATTCGATAAATTTTATAGCGCCTTAAAACCTGGCGGTAAATTGGTCACTAGTTTTATCACATATCCTATAAGCCTGACAGAGCAATGCGAATGGGATATGTCCCAAATCAATCAAAAGGATTTACTACTCCAAAAAATTATTTTTGCAGATATTCTTGAAGCAAAATTCCAATGCTTTCGTTCTTCTGCTCAAACTAAGCAGCAATTGGAATCTGTAGGTTTCACTAATATTGAATTTATCTATGATAAGGCAAAAATGTTTCCTACTGTACTTGCTTATAAATAG
- a CDS encoding adenosine deaminase family protein: MNIAKLSLSLLCVSYFSLIQADVIEHFNQIKNDPNALYTFFKTMPKGGELHYHLAGGAYPETMLLLASEGNYCINKTTFAISPNTQHCDGIQSKEIMSQPEFYSKVIKSWSMKDFIPGEESGHDHFFNGFSKYISIVFNYRPALLAEIVQRAAQQQEQYLEILDIPDNGQSIKFGDLIKGVPSYSEKRRLLLANTDFQNNITNAVNESDNVIQQTRDYLGCEKNPQSPPCKVKIKFLYYALREQPLDNVFAQALSAFEAASRSKGTIVGVNLVQAEDGIISLHDYRKQMQIFKYLHQMYPKVPVSLHAGELASEAVVPEELSYHIHEALFTGQAQRIGHGSDIGYENNVEDILKYMAEQSVPVEISLISNQKILNLSGRAHPINYYLSHHVPVVLSTDDEGVLRTDLTHQYVAAVMKHNVDYPTLKQINRNALTYAFLPGKSIWANASKAVPIQECSDLNSERCKEVIKDSEKATLQWNLEQKLISFENQYNNEP, from the coding sequence ATGAACATTGCTAAACTCAGCTTATCTTTGTTGTGTGTCTCCTATTTTTCTCTTATTCAGGCTGATGTTATAGAGCATTTTAATCAAATAAAAAATGATCCTAATGCCCTTTATACCTTTTTTAAAACAATGCCTAAAGGAGGAGAATTACATTATCATTTAGCAGGAGGGGCCTATCCTGAGACGATGTTATTACTAGCATCCGAAGGAAATTATTGCATTAACAAAACAACATTCGCTATCAGCCCAAATACACAGCACTGTGACGGAATTCAATCTAAAGAAATAATGAGCCAACCAGAGTTCTACTCTAAAGTAATAAAAAGCTGGTCCATGAAAGATTTTATTCCAGGAGAAGAATCAGGGCATGATCATTTTTTTAATGGTTTTAGTAAGTATATCTCCATAGTTTTCAACTATAGGCCGGCATTACTAGCAGAAATAGTACAAAGAGCAGCGCAACAACAAGAGCAATATTTAGAAATATTAGATATTCCCGACAATGGACAATCCATTAAGTTCGGCGACCTTATAAAAGGAGTCCCCTCCTATTCTGAAAAAAGACGATTATTATTAGCGAATACTGATTTTCAAAACAACATAACCAATGCGGTGAATGAAAGTGATAATGTTATCCAACAAACTCGAGATTATTTAGGTTGTGAGAAAAATCCGCAATCGCCTCCCTGTAAAGTAAAAATTAAATTCCTTTATTACGCACTACGCGAACAACCATTAGATAATGTGTTTGCTCAAGCTCTGAGTGCATTTGAGGCCGCTTCTCGTTCAAAAGGTACTATTGTAGGAGTTAATTTAGTTCAGGCAGAAGATGGTATTATCTCCCTACATGATTATCGAAAACAAATGCAGATTTTTAAATATCTTCACCAAATGTATCCGAAAGTGCCTGTTTCGCTCCATGCAGGAGAGTTAGCCTCAGAAGCAGTAGTTCCTGAAGAATTAAGCTATCATATCCATGAAGCCTTATTTACAGGGCAAGCGCAAAGAATTGGCCATGGCTCTGATATAGGTTATGAAAATAATGTTGAAGATATCCTGAAGTACATGGCTGAACAATCCGTGCCAGTTGAAATAAGTCTCATTAGCAATCAAAAGATACTTAATCTCTCTGGCCGCGCTCATCCCATTAATTATTATCTCTCTCACCATGTTCCAGTAGTTTTATCCACTGACGATGAAGGAGTATTAAGAACTGATTTAACACACCAATATGTTGCAGCAGTAATGAAACATAATGTGGATTATCCAACATTAAAACAAATCAATAGAAATGCATTAACCTATGCCTTTCTTCCTGGAAAAAGTATTTGGGCTAATGCAAGCAAAGCAGTTCCAATACAAGAGTGCAGCGATTTAAATAGCGAACGCTGCAAAGAGGTTATTAAGGATAGCGAAAAAGCAACATTGCAATGGAATTTGGAACAGAAATTAATATCTTTTGAAAACCAATATAATAATGAGCCTTAA
- a CDS encoding S41 family peptidase encodes MVIKKTFPRTLAVVYALSLMLPLTAFATDTPATSDSNTKRIPLEDVQRFSNAISEIKKYYVKPVDDKELFDNAIRGMLTGLDPHSSYLDEDEFKELQTSTSGEFGGLGIEVTMEDGVVKVITPLVDTPAFKAGIKSGDYIIKLGKESVQGLSLKDAVNLMRGKAGSTIELTVLRKGVSKPLVFDLMREVIQIKSVQSKMLADGYGYIRLTQFQALTGKDMLQAISQLKQQSNGKLKGLVLDLRNNPGGLLDSAIQVSDAFLGTDKSGKQEMIVYTEGRQPGSKFTALAKPNPIDSIDNAPMVVLINNGSASASEIVAGALKDNKRAIIMGTKSFGKGSVQTVLPLDNKTAIKLTTALYYTPSGTSIQAKGIVPDIVVEELDVPKDVSKKSDLTGFSEAELSGHLINKNNPENNTAAKKSSKTDDLIHEDYQLYAALTVLEGMSLANR; translated from the coding sequence ATGGTTATTAAGAAAACATTTCCACGTACCTTGGCTGTGGTATATGCATTAAGTTTAATGCTTCCTTTAACTGCATTTGCTACCGATACCCCTGCCACAAGTGATTCTAATACGAAACGAATTCCATTGGAAGATGTGCAAAGATTTTCTAACGCTATTAGTGAAATTAAAAAATATTATGTAAAACCTGTTGATGATAAAGAACTATTTGATAACGCCATTCGTGGAATGTTAACTGGTCTTGACCCTCACTCTAGCTATCTTGATGAAGATGAATTTAAAGAGCTGCAAACATCAACTAGTGGTGAATTCGGTGGCTTAGGCATAGAAGTCACTATGGAGGACGGTGTTGTTAAGGTCATTACACCTTTAGTTGACACTCCTGCGTTCAAAGCTGGAATTAAATCAGGTGACTATATTATCAAATTAGGAAAAGAATCTGTTCAAGGTCTTTCTCTAAAGGATGCTGTTAATTTAATGCGCGGTAAAGCAGGTTCTACTATCGAGCTTACCGTACTTCGTAAAGGAGTAAGTAAACCTTTAGTTTTTGATTTAATGAGAGAAGTCATACAAATTAAGAGCGTACAAAGTAAAATGCTCGCCGATGGTTATGGATACATACGCTTGACTCAATTCCAAGCCTTAACAGGAAAAGACATGCTTCAAGCCATATCACAATTAAAACAACAATCTAATGGTAAATTAAAAGGATTGGTCTTAGATTTAAGAAATAACCCCGGGGGATTACTCGACTCAGCAATCCAAGTTTCCGATGCATTCCTTGGTACTGATAAATCAGGTAAACAAGAAATGATCGTTTACACTGAAGGCCGTCAACCCGGTTCAAAATTTACCGCATTGGCAAAACCTAATCCGATAGACTCGATAGATAATGCTCCAATGGTAGTCTTAATTAATAACGGTTCGGCATCGGCTTCTGAGATCGTTGCTGGAGCATTAAAAGATAATAAAAGAGCAATAATAATGGGGACTAAAAGTTTCGGGAAAGGCTCAGTGCAAACGGTATTACCCTTAGATAACAAGACGGCAATCAAGTTAACTACGGCTCTATACTATACCCCATCAGGAACGTCTATCCAGGCTAAAGGTATTGTTCCTGACATCGTTGTAGAAGAGTTGGATGTTCCTAAAGATGTTAGCAAAAAATCAGACTTAACTGGATTTAGCGAAGCAGAACTTAGTGGACACTTAATCAATAAAAATAATCCTGAAAATAACACGGCGGCTAAAAAATCTTCTAAAACAGACGATTTAATTCATGAAGATTATCAATTATATGCTGCCTTAACTGTTTTAGAAGGGATGTCATTAGCCAACAGATAA
- a CDS encoding adenylosuccinate synthase, whose product MGKNVVVVGTQWGDEGKGKIVDLLTQDAQVVVRYQGGHNAGHTLKINGVKTVLRLIPSGMLRPHVTCYIANGVVLSPQALLSEVKELEDKGINVRSRLRISAACPLILPYHVALDKAREGHMGSAAIGTTGRGIGPAYEDKIARRALKVSDLFHPERFTKKLTALLDYHNFVLTQYFKQPAVELQPILDEALVWAKELQPMVCDVSACLHEHRENGDNILFEGAQGVYLDIDHGTYPFVTSSNTCVGSVINGAGVGPKYLDYVLGITKAYTTRVGGGPFPTELTDEIGKRIAERGQEFGAVTGRPRRCGWFDAALLKRSIELNSITGLCMTKLDVLDGFDVLRIAVGYKDSNGNYLSRPPQAADDFVGLVPVYEEMPGWHENTADVTVMSDLPANAITYLKRIEQLLGIPIDILSTGPERDSTIILRDPFTV is encoded by the coding sequence ATGGGTAAGAATGTTGTTGTTGTAGGTACACAGTGGGGCGATGAGGGCAAAGGTAAAATTGTTGATTTGCTAACCCAAGATGCACAAGTTGTTGTTCGTTATCAAGGCGGACACAACGCGGGGCATACTTTGAAAATTAACGGAGTGAAAACAGTTCTTCGTTTAATTCCCTCAGGCATGCTCAGACCACATGTAACCTGCTATATTGCTAATGGTGTGGTTCTTTCTCCTCAAGCGTTGCTTTCCGAAGTAAAAGAACTTGAGGATAAAGGGATTAATGTCAGAAGCCGTCTGCGTATTAGTGCTGCCTGTCCACTTATTTTGCCGTATCATGTGGCTTTAGATAAAGCAAGAGAAGGGCACATGGGGAGCGCTGCAATTGGCACTACTGGACGTGGTATCGGCCCAGCTTATGAAGATAAAATTGCTCGTCGTGCACTGAAAGTTAGTGATTTATTTCATCCCGAACGGTTTACTAAGAAATTAACTGCGTTATTGGATTATCATAATTTTGTTTTAACACAGTATTTTAAGCAACCAGCAGTAGAACTGCAGCCCATCCTAGATGAGGCTTTAGTTTGGGCTAAAGAATTACAGCCTATGGTTTGCGATGTGTCTGCTTGTTTACATGAGCATCGGGAAAATGGAGACAATATTTTATTTGAGGGAGCTCAAGGTGTCTATCTTGATATAGACCATGGAACTTATCCTTTTGTTACCTCCTCAAATACTTGCGTTGGCTCTGTAATTAATGGCGCTGGCGTTGGCCCTAAATATCTAGATTATGTTTTGGGTATTACTAAGGCTTATACTACACGAGTGGGCGGAGGTCCTTTTCCAACAGAACTTACTGATGAAATTGGAAAAAGAATCGCTGAGCGCGGACAAGAGTTTGGCGCAGTGACGGGCAGACCGAGACGGTGTGGCTGGTTTGATGCTGCTTTGCTAAAGCGCTCTATTGAGCTAAATAGTATTACTGGTCTATGCATGACCAAATTAGATGTGTTAGATGGATTCGATGTTTTGCGTATTGCTGTAGGGTATAAAGACAGTAATGGTAACTATCTATCTCGCCCTCCGCAGGCAGCCGATGATTTTGTTGGTTTGGTACCGGTATATGAAGAAATGCCTGGTTGGCATGAAAATACTGCTGATGTCACTGTAATGAGTGATTTACCTGCGAATGCTATTACTTATCTAAAAAGAATTGAGCAATTGCTCGGTATTCCTATTGATATCTTATCTACAGGACCAGAAAGAGACTCGACAATTATCCTGCGTGATCCTTTTACTGTTTAA
- a CDS encoding murein hydrolase activator EnvC family protein, giving the protein MRIRHYEIVLAMTFCIASFAHANSSSVTQTQSKLKQLDTKIDTLKHSLATANDKRGLLNQELSGTEKQIGDGVRKLRAIQNDMASKERKITELQNLANNLNGQLLTQQKLLASHIRARYQMGEYQPLKWLLNQDSPYRVSRILTYYQYVIKSRQQLITQIDDTRKKINENKNNLNDELAKNQQLQQQLTQNQQQLQQNKSYHTTLIQSLNKEIQTNQLALKEFQKDKENLSRLLKSLTQQSVVQSSKPFAQMRKKLPLPVQTDHRSIQRMNQGVTFFADEGAVVTAVYPGKVVFSDWLKGYGLLLIIDHGQGFMTLYAHNQSLFKHKGQSVHQREQIASVGHSGGIKQNGLYFEIRLRGKAVSPLDWLS; this is encoded by the coding sequence ATGCGCATTAGGCATTACGAAATAGTTCTAGCCATGACCTTTTGCATTGCCTCCTTTGCCCATGCAAACTCGTCTTCTGTGACACAGACACAAAGTAAATTAAAGCAGCTAGATACCAAAATTGATACCTTAAAACACTCTTTAGCTACAGCTAATGATAAACGTGGCCTATTAAACCAAGAGTTGTCTGGAACAGAAAAACAAATTGGTGATGGCGTACGCAAACTACGAGCCATTCAAAATGATATGGCAAGCAAAGAACGAAAAATTACCGAACTACAAAATTTGGCAAATAATTTAAATGGACAGTTATTAACACAACAAAAATTATTGGCAAGTCATATTCGAGCCCGTTATCAAATGGGTGAATATCAACCCCTAAAATGGCTACTTAATCAGGATAGTCCTTATCGAGTGAGCAGAATTCTTACCTATTATCAATATGTAATCAAATCACGTCAGCAACTGATTACTCAAATTGACGATACACGAAAAAAAATTAACGAAAATAAAAATAACCTAAATGATGAACTAGCTAAAAATCAGCAACTACAACAGCAACTAACGCAAAATCAGCAACAATTACAACAAAATAAAAGTTATCATACAACGCTAATCCAATCTTTGAATAAAGAAATTCAAACCAATCAGCTCGCTCTAAAAGAGTTTCAAAAAGATAAGGAAAATCTATCTCGCTTATTAAAATCATTAACTCAGCAGAGTGTTGTGCAAAGTAGCAAACCGTTCGCCCAAATGCGCAAGAAATTGCCGTTACCAGTACAAACGGACCATAGATCCATACAGAGAATGAATCAAGGGGTGACATTTTTTGCCGATGAGGGAGCAGTTGTTACTGCCGTTTACCCCGGAAAAGTAGTATTTAGTGACTGGTTAAAGGGCTATGGATTACTACTTATTATTGATCATGGTCAAGGATTTATGACCTTATACGCTCACAATCAATCTTTATTTAAGCATAAAGGACAATCAGTACATCAAAGAGAACAAATTGCCAGCGTAGGCCATAGCGGTGGAATTAAACAAAACGGTCTATACTTTGAAATAAGACTGAGAGGAAAAGCGGTATCGCCGCTAGACTGGTTGTCTTAA
- a CDS encoding helix-turn-helix domain-containing protein, with protein sequence MDKTTDKIIGNRLKSVRMQLGFSRREFAGKCGFSAATLQAWEDGRYSVPQKSIVKYVKTVLDCGLITTTEWFLLGLGLPPRPVSGLPDVFAAENSVILKEINFFETQNKNTLITTINDDAMLPYFDMGDYVGGKILSLQYAEKYFGSACIIVLYSGETIVRKLRPGTHGRGGFNLLSTNLETKAPYSFLLDCSIQQFAPVIWHRKIERPLL encoded by the coding sequence GTGGATAAGACAACAGACAAAATTATTGGCAATAGGCTCAAAAGTGTTAGGATGCAGTTAGGTTTTTCTAGAAGAGAGTTTGCCGGAAAATGTGGTTTTTCAGCAGCAACTCTTCAAGCATGGGAAGATGGAAGGTATTCTGTCCCTCAAAAAAGCATAGTTAAATACGTAAAAACTGTATTGGATTGCGGGCTCATCACGACAACAGAATGGTTCTTATTGGGGCTAGGCTTGCCGCCGAGACCCGTTAGTGGCTTGCCTGATGTTTTTGCTGCAGAAAACAGTGTTATTCTTAAAGAAATCAATTTTTTTGAAACACAGAATAAAAATACTCTAATCACCACCATTAATGACGATGCCATGCTTCCTTATTTTGATATGGGAGATTATGTAGGTGGGAAAATACTATCCCTACAATATGCCGAAAAATACTTTGGTTCTGCCTGCATCATTGTGCTTTATTCTGGTGAAACTATAGTTAGGAAACTCCGTCCAGGTACCCATGGAAGAGGAGGGTTTAATTTACTTAGTACCAATTTAGAAACCAAAGCTCCTTATTCGTTTCTATTAGATTGCTCTATACAACAGTTTGCACCAGTTATCTGGCATAGAAAAATAGAACGCCCTTTATTATAA
- a CDS encoding ABC transporter substrate-binding protein, with amino-acid sequence MARIQLKSVIAFYSLILSFWLTGAAHATSIPSGAVNKNAVEINIGIYAPFTNKRAFIGRNILGAMEMAHDKLSSSQIHYSFFTLDRLADNQDSASTLQKFVTTHHINVLVTEGSVNGGSLAAFAKKNNLIHFSMASDPAIADGKNNFLIWSPAYEQAEVLVNTLKQKKVKQLGIITTNHPSDSVLTQSVMKQLQADSSIKIATYEQYDAGTKDFSGLINKIKGKNPDLYFIMASPEDIELIQSNMKQAHIDKPVTSIVERVTPKVMKVFNGQWYIDTHEMKPEFINQYLEENMNYPVTEAGYAYDLFNMLNQSVIMAMKAKSGFSTQELAEQIHTLATGTGVMGPFNLDKNGVLYTKSEVKTVNKGQIHTA; translated from the coding sequence ATGGCACGAATACAGTTAAAATCAGTCATTGCATTTTACAGTTTAATTTTGTCCTTCTGGCTCACTGGTGCAGCGCATGCCACTTCTATTCCTAGTGGGGCTGTGAACAAAAATGCAGTTGAAATTAATATTGGTATTTATGCTCCATTTACTAATAAACGTGCATTTATTGGGAGAAATATATTAGGGGCAATGGAAATGGCTCACGATAAATTATCCTCTTCTCAAATTCATTATTCTTTTTTTACACTTGATAGATTAGCCGATAACCAGGATTCAGCGAGTACTTTGCAAAAATTTGTAACAACTCATCATATTAATGTTTTGGTAACTGAAGGTTCTGTTAATGGTGGTTCCTTAGCTGCTTTTGCGAAAAAAAATAACCTTATTCACTTTAGCATGGCTAGTGATCCTGCGATTGCAGACGGTAAAAACAATTTCCTTATTTGGAGTCCTGCATATGAACAAGCCGAGGTGTTAGTAAATACCTTAAAGCAAAAGAAAGTGAAACAATTAGGTATTATTACGACGAATCATCCTTCTGATAGCGTATTAACCCAGTCTGTAATGAAGCAATTACAAGCTGATTCATCAATAAAAATTGCTACTTATGAGCAATATGATGCTGGCACCAAAGATTTTTCTGGTTTGATTAATAAAATTAAAGGAAAAAATCCAGATCTCTATTTCATAATGGCTTCACCCGAAGATATTGAATTAATTCAATCTAATATGAAACAAGCTCATATTGATAAACCTGTTACAAGCATTGTTGAGCGCGTTACTCCCAAAGTAATGAAGGTGTTTAATGGACAATGGTATATCGATACCCATGAAATGAAACCTGAATTTATTAATCAATACTTAGAAGAAAATATGAATTATCCAGTAACCGAAGCTGGTTATGCGTATGATTTATTCAATATGCTCAATCAGAGTGTTATTATGGCGATGAAAGCCAAATCTGGTTTTTCTACTCAGGAACTTGCAGAACAAATTCATACCCTAGCTACTGGCACAGGGGTAATGGGGCCATTTAATTTAGATAAAAATGGAGTTTTATATACTAAATCTGAAGTAAAAACAGTGAATAAAGGGCAAATACATACAGCATAA